The Roseiconus lacunae genome has a segment encoding these proteins:
- a CDS encoding sensor histidine kinase, with protein MNRSVSNCPDCGKLPCRLCFAKWLTLRSRIFLSAGVQLLLCLVCCTVGFYGQYRLTKLFAAHEEIGKVAEAVQEIDKNVHQLKLAAENYLHTGATSKKKAAEKLAVTISQSTERLRQGTIREDVRELLDQMSEHVAEFAKQLERASVERKIREQLVHEVLPEKIDTLRDTIDRYAKRSDADRDDGFDSAAAFASLYQSESYLHRYLIRPRSRLKREFVGSVNTLVSMFNSAGPDETEATGMARGELNGLATEFRRLGLRSMQATLGFMFYENVVMAGQISEFSYYSKLIHQRVADDLQSNRDRRDEAFRQTYWFTLLGCLLALILAVTVSRRLYCSIVNPISDLTTAFRKLAKGQTLIEIPGLSRHDEIGRMSEAAQVFSEKNRETKELLATAQRLSHDLDEKATSLEEINSELDNFAYVASHDLKAPLRGIKNLATWVREDLGEEIPEETKEHLELMASRVVKMESLLTDLLEYSRIGKNEQQVETIHLRGFVSSVLEMLEDTAEVTISVSGGDFEIETPVPPLRQVLLNLVVNAIKYNDKGTEGRVEIRLEESGDFARVNVIDNGKGIEQTHFDRIFKMYQRVSPGNIEGSGMGLAIVKKQVERLGGTIKLESSVGTGSTFLVDWPKRISSVSGPRTASLLQLPVIDRQSLECSQT; from the coding sequence ATGAATCGTTCCGTATCAAACTGCCCGGATTGCGGCAAACTCCCCTGCCGACTCTGCTTCGCGAAATGGCTGACGCTCAGGTCACGTATTTTCTTGAGCGCGGGCGTTCAACTGTTGCTCTGTCTGGTTTGTTGTACGGTCGGATTTTATGGTCAGTATCGCTTGACCAAACTTTTTGCCGCTCACGAAGAAATTGGCAAAGTCGCCGAAGCGGTCCAAGAGATTGATAAGAACGTTCATCAGCTAAAGTTGGCAGCCGAGAACTACTTGCACACCGGCGCGACGTCGAAAAAGAAAGCCGCCGAAAAACTTGCGGTCACGATTTCCCAAAGTACCGAACGACTTCGCCAAGGGACGATACGAGAAGACGTCCGCGAGTTGCTTGATCAGATGAGCGAGCACGTTGCGGAGTTTGCGAAACAGCTCGAACGTGCCAGCGTCGAACGAAAGATACGTGAACAGCTCGTTCATGAAGTACTGCCAGAAAAGATCGATACACTGCGTGATACGATCGATCGCTACGCAAAACGCTCTGATGCTGATCGTGATGACGGGTTTGATTCCGCCGCAGCCTTCGCCAGTCTGTATCAATCTGAATCATACTTACACCGGTATTTGATTCGACCACGGAGTCGCCTGAAACGAGAGTTTGTCGGATCGGTCAACACGCTTGTCTCCATGTTTAACTCTGCCGGCCCCGATGAAACGGAGGCGACGGGGATGGCAAGAGGCGAATTGAATGGTTTGGCAACCGAATTTCGGCGGCTTGGATTGCGATCGATGCAGGCAACGCTCGGATTCATGTTCTACGAAAACGTCGTCATGGCAGGTCAGATCTCCGAATTTAGCTACTATTCAAAACTGATTCATCAGCGGGTTGCTGATGACTTGCAGTCGAACCGGGATCGACGTGACGAAGCATTCAGACAGACCTATTGGTTCACGCTTCTCGGCTGTCTACTTGCGTTGATTTTGGCGGTGACGGTATCTCGCCGGCTGTATTGCTCGATCGTCAATCCAATTTCGGATTTGACCACGGCGTTTCGTAAGCTCGCCAAAGGTCAAACGTTGATCGAAATTCCAGGGCTTTCCCGCCACGACGAAATTGGCCGGATGTCGGAAGCCGCCCAGGTCTTCAGCGAAAAGAATCGTGAAACAAAGGAGCTGCTCGCGACCGCTCAGCGACTCTCCCACGACTTGGACGAGAAAGCGACGTCACTCGAAGAGATTAACAGCGAACTAGATAACTTCGCTTATGTCGCTTCGCATGACTTAAAAGCTCCATTGCGAGGAATCAAAAACCTCGCCACCTGGGTAAGGGAAGACCTCGGTGAAGAAATCCCCGAGGAGACGAAAGAGCACTTAGAATTAATGGCATCACGTGTCGTTAAGATGGAATCGCTCCTGACTGATCTGTTAGAGTATTCGCGAATTGGCAAGAATGAACAGCAGGTTGAAACGATTCACCTTCGTGGGTTTGTATCGTCAGTGCTCGAGATGCTCGAAGACACAGCGGAAGTGACGATCAGTGTTTCAGGTGGCGATTTTGAGATCGAGACGCCCGTTCCTCCGTTGCGGCAGGTGTTACTGAACCTTGTCGTCAACGCGATCAAGTATAATGATAAGGGGACCGAGGGACGCGTCGAAATTCGCCTCGAAGAATCAGGAGACTTCGCACGAGTCAATGTTATCGATAACGGTAAAGGAATCGAACAAACGCACTTTGATCGGATCTTCAAGATGTACCAACGGGTATCACCGGGGAACATTGAAGGCAGTGGGATGGGGCTTGCGATTGTCAAAAAACAGGTCGAACGTCTAGGTGGGACGATCAAACTGGAATCCTCCGTTGGAACAGGTTCAACATTTCTGGTCGACTGGCCCAAACGAATTAGCTCCGTATCCGGTCCGAGAACCGCTTCGTTGTTACAGCTTCCCGTGATCGATCGACAATCACTGGAGTGTTCGCAAACATGA
- a CDS encoding response regulator, whose protein sequence is MKKIIVLVEDDDLDVECFQRGIRKESLAETEVVRASEGREALHTLRSILKQDPATNLVVVLDLNMPGMNGLEFLAEMRRDSMLRHLVVFVLTSSEHRSDVVKAYSLGVSGYSSKEKVNKFVRFLKEFFSVAILPPCSGPNISA, encoded by the coding sequence ATGAAAAAAATCATCGTCCTAGTTGAAGATGACGACCTCGATGTGGAATGTTTCCAACGCGGTATCCGCAAGGAATCGCTCGCCGAAACCGAAGTCGTTCGGGCAAGCGAAGGCCGCGAAGCACTTCACACGCTACGTTCGATTCTTAAACAAGATCCGGCGACGAACCTGGTCGTGGTGCTTGATTTGAACATGCCCGGTATGAACGGCTTGGAATTCCTTGCCGAGATGCGACGTGATTCGATGTTGCGTCACCTAGTTGTATTTGTACTGACTTCGTCGGAGCATCGCAGTGACGTTGTCAAAGCGTACTCGCTGGGCGTATCGGGCTATTCGTCCAAAGAAAAGGTGAACAAATTCGTCAGGTTCCTGAAGGAGTTCTTTTCGGTCGCGATACTGCCGCCTTGCTCTGGGCCTAACATCTCGGCCTGA
- a CDS encoding FHA domain-containing protein, producing MKFKFTLVDRESGKDKRSWVLQTPVTVGRGMLTNIHLEDGSISRRHCEFVIGAGGELVIRDLGSKNGIFVDGQQVDKATLKSGMVVQIGLAKLRVEEAVEAETTTGTPTSTSGASKNHGDETHAVKIFPPSDDDRYEIG from the coding sequence ATGAAGTTTAAGTTTACGCTCGTTGACCGCGAGAGCGGAAAAGATAAACGTAGCTGGGTACTGCAAACGCCTGTGACAGTGGGGCGGGGAATGTTGACCAACATTCACTTGGAAGATGGCTCGATCAGCCGTCGCCACTGCGAATTCGTGATTGGTGCCGGCGGCGAGCTCGTCATCCGCGATCTCGGGTCGAAGAATGGAATCTTTGTCGACGGCCAGCAAGTCGACAAGGCGACGTTGAAGTCCGGAATGGTTGTACAAATCGGGCTGGCTAAACTGCGGGTCGAAGAGGCAGTCGAAGCCGAAACAACGACTGGGACGCCGACGTCCACGTCCGGAGCGAGCAAAAATCATGGGGACGAAACCCATGCGGTCAAGATTTTTCCTCCGTCGGACGACGATCGCTACGAGATCGGTTAA
- a CDS encoding glycogen/starch/alpha-glucan phosphorylase, whose product MSDHSNGNGVVILDTLSREFRRHLLFSLGKNEAESDSDYCYRAAALAARDRITEDWISTRERIDQSDTRRVHYLSLEFLLGRSLNNALLNLDLEEPMRKALHRFGVELEEVIDQEPDAGLGNGGLGRLAACFLDSCANLKLPVSGYGIRYEYGMFNQTVDNGRQIEGPDHWLRNGNPWEIERHEDTRKIHLYGRTERTSDADGKLHHEWVESQCVLAVPYDMPIPGYRNGTVNTLRLWKATATDEFNLSEFNAGSYTESVAEKNNAEQISMVLYPNDASENGKELRLKQQYFLVSASLQDVIADWVKRNGEDFTDFGKKNCFQLNDTHPACAVPELMRLLMDEHGLEWDDAWAITTECMAYTNHTLLPEALERWSVGLFGNLLPRILEIIYEINERFLAFVEAKYPGDKELLNRVSIIEGGNNPHIRMAYLSIVGSFSVNGVAQLHTDLLKSGLFSDFDRIWPGKLNNKTNGVTQRRWLSHCNPGLRDLLTETIGSSWESDLEKIKDLAPYSEDAAFRKKWRAVKQANKERLTKYIAQNTGVQFDASMMFDVQVKRIHEYKRQLLNILHVIHLYDRIMRGDTEGMVPRCVLIGGKAAPGYHIAKLIIKLANNVAARVNAEPKAADLLRMVFFPNYRVSAMEVICPGTELSEQISTAGKEASGTGNMKFMMNGALTIGTLDGANIEIREKAGEENFFLFGLDAKEVAETRKHYDPNAIINSDDDIRRIMELLEGGRFNENEPGIFGELIGGLRNPGDQWLSIADLRSFIDSQAQVAGIYMNPEQWDRMSILNTANSGWFSSDRTIQQYADDIWNVGAI is encoded by the coding sequence ATGTCCGATCATAGCAATGGCAACGGCGTGGTGATTTTGGACACGCTCTCTCGTGAGTTCCGTCGTCACCTGCTGTTTTCGCTTGGAAAAAACGAAGCTGAATCGGACAGCGACTACTGTTACCGAGCTGCGGCACTTGCGGCGCGAGATCGAATCACGGAGGACTGGATCAGCACCCGTGAACGGATCGATCAATCCGATACACGTCGGGTCCATTATCTTTCGCTTGAGTTCTTGCTCGGGCGTTCACTAAACAACGCGCTGTTGAATCTGGATCTGGAAGAACCGATGCGAAAGGCGCTTCATCGGTTCGGCGTTGAGCTTGAAGAAGTCATCGATCAGGAGCCCGACGCCGGACTTGGCAATGGCGGCTTGGGACGTCTTGCGGCATGCTTTCTGGATAGTTGTGCCAATTTGAAATTGCCGGTCTCCGGGTACGGGATTCGGTACGAATATGGGATGTTCAATCAAACGGTCGATAATGGCCGACAAATTGAAGGCCCCGATCACTGGCTGCGCAACGGCAATCCTTGGGAAATTGAACGTCACGAGGACACTCGAAAAATTCACCTCTACGGGCGGACCGAACGCACCAGCGATGCCGATGGCAAGCTTCATCACGAGTGGGTCGAATCACAATGCGTTTTGGCGGTGCCTTATGACATGCCAATCCCAGGTTATCGCAACGGGACCGTAAATACGCTGCGTTTGTGGAAGGCGACGGCAACTGACGAGTTCAACCTAAGCGAGTTTAACGCGGGCAGCTACACCGAGTCAGTTGCCGAGAAAAACAACGCCGAGCAAATTTCGATGGTGTTGTATCCCAACGATGCGAGCGAAAACGGAAAGGAACTGCGACTGAAACAGCAGTACTTTCTTGTTTCGGCCAGCTTGCAAGACGTTATCGCTGACTGGGTGAAGCGAAATGGCGAGGACTTCACCGACTTCGGCAAAAAGAACTGCTTCCAGCTCAACGATACGCACCCCGCTTGCGCCGTTCCGGAATTGATGCGGTTGCTGATGGACGAGCATGGGCTGGAGTGGGACGACGCCTGGGCAATCACGACGGAATGTATGGCGTACACCAACCACACGTTGCTACCGGAGGCCTTGGAGCGTTGGTCGGTTGGACTGTTTGGGAATTTGTTACCGCGGATTTTGGAAATCATTTACGAGATCAACGAACGGTTCTTGGCCTTTGTCGAAGCGAAGTACCCTGGCGACAAAGAACTCCTGAACCGGGTTTCTATCATCGAAGGTGGCAACAACCCGCACATTCGAATGGCCTACCTGTCGATCGTAGGCAGCTTTTCGGTAAACGGGGTGGCCCAGTTGCACACCGATCTGCTGAAAAGCGGTTTGTTCTCCGACTTCGATCGTATTTGGCCCGGGAAACTTAACAACAAGACCAATGGTGTAACCCAGCGACGTTGGCTTTCCCATTGTAATCCTGGATTGCGTGATCTACTGACCGAGACAATCGGTTCTTCGTGGGAATCAGATCTTGAGAAAATCAAAGATCTGGCACCGTATTCCGAAGACGCTGCGTTTCGTAAGAAATGGCGAGCAGTCAAACAAGCCAACAAAGAACGATTGACCAAATACATCGCTCAAAACACGGGCGTGCAATTCGATGCGTCGATGATGTTCGATGTCCAAGTCAAACGGATTCACGAGTACAAACGCCAACTGCTCAATATCTTGCACGTCATTCACTTGTATGACCGAATCATGCGTGGCGATACCGAAGGCATGGTACCGCGTTGTGTTTTGATTGGCGGTAAAGCCGCACCGGGATACCACATCGCGAAGCTGATCATCAAGCTGGCCAATAACGTTGCCGCACGTGTCAACGCCGAACCTAAGGCGGCTGATCTGTTGCGAATGGTGTTCTTCCCGAACTACCGCGTCTCTGCCATGGAAGTGATTTGCCCGGGTACGGAACTGAGCGAACAAATCAGTACCGCCGGTAAAGAAGCGTCCGGAACGGGGAACATGAAATTCATGATGAACGGCGCGCTCACAATCGGAACGCTCGACGGGGCCAATATCGAAATCCGGGAAAAAGCCGGTGAAGAAAACTTCTTCCTCTTTGGACTCGATGCGAAAGAGGTCGCCGAAACTCGAAAGCACTACGATCCAAACGCAATCATCAATTCAGATGACGATATCCGCCGAATCATGGAGTTGCTCGAAGGCGGGCGGTTCAATGAAAACGAACCCGGTATCTTCGGTGAATTGATCGGCGGGTTGCGGAACCCGGGAGATCAGTGGCTGAGCATCGCGGACTTGCGAAGCTTCATCGATTCCCAAGCCCAAGTAGCTGGGATCTACATGAACCCCGAACAGTGGGATCGTATGAGCATCCTCAATACAGCTAACAGTGGTTGGTTCTCCAGCGATCGCACGATCCAGCAATACGCCGACGACATCTGGAACGTCGGCGCGATTTAA
- a CDS encoding carboxylesterase family protein, producing MRSIALFSFTVAVLCGSAIAADDSTQTAERLDVMVPVQLHYLISLPEGYSDSGDPMPLLLFLHGAGERGSKLEQVKKHGPPKLIEAGQKLPFIVVSPQCGSGKIWQPHQLTALLDDVVKKYNVDENRIYVTGLSMGGFGTWALAAYTPERFAAVAPICGGSEAFRAKALKGLPIWVFHGAKDSVVPLSRSETMVEALRKVGNEPKFTVYPEAPHDSWTKTYNNPELYEWFLSHKKR from the coding sequence ATGAGATCGATTGCGTTATTCAGTTTCACCGTGGCGGTACTGTGCGGTTCCGCGATTGCGGCGGACGACTCAACACAGACTGCCGAGCGTCTTGACGTGATGGTGCCGGTGCAACTGCACTACCTCATTTCACTTCCGGAGGGATACAGCGACTCCGGGGATCCAATGCCACTACTGTTATTCTTGCACGGTGCTGGTGAACGGGGCAGTAAGCTAGAGCAAGTGAAGAAGCATGGTCCGCCAAAGCTGATCGAAGCCGGTCAGAAACTCCCATTCATCGTCGTATCTCCGCAGTGCGGCAGCGGGAAGATCTGGCAACCGCATCAACTCACGGCACTCCTCGACGATGTGGTCAAAAAATACAACGTGGACGAGAACCGAATTTACGTGACGGGACTGAGTATGGGCGGCTTTGGGACGTGGGCTTTGGCGGCCTACACACCTGAGCGTTTTGCCGCTGTCGCCCCCATCTGTGGCGGCAGCGAGGCGTTTCGCGCAAAAGCACTAAAGGGTCTACCGATTTGGGTTTTCCACGGAGCAAAGGACAGCGTGGTTCCTTTGTCGCGATCGGAAACCATGGTCGAGGCCCTCAGGAAGGTCGGAAACGAACCGAAGTTCACCGTCTATCCGGAGGCCCCCCATGACTCGTGGACAAAAACGTACAACAATCCGGAATTGTACGAGTGGTTTCTGTCACATAAAAAACGCTAG
- a CDS encoding tetratricopeptide repeat protein has protein sequence MTSRKPLHKRKRRTRPTAGKSLSSTGNESGSDATDRQMTLALDLQRKGKLDGAKQIYCQIISQDPTHSEAWHWLGMTLYSGGAHDDAVACLEKARSFSAKPDELLPHLAIVYHGTGKTSEAIDVLRIAISKDPNNAELHNNLGVFYLETEQYPDARTEFDITLKLQPDFAQASMNLGNCLVKLNQLHDAERLYRSLLQQDGNHLDVMGNLGECLRRQRRYEDALEYLQPVIDSRPQDLNSRLTHARTIASLGRLERAKELLTNLCGEFPSSELALHYLGSTLHDLGDFVEANVILRRALQRAPNDARIHASLGAVLLDLEQRGEALECFRRAIELDPTLSGAHGCLLYLLTGTPDVSPEEVYQAHLQWGNLHGSKRVISTHRNQRTAIRPLRIGYASADFREHAVAGFFEPLLRLRDAEWFETFCYYEGAIEDDWTRRLKNQSDHWRVTFGYSDDQIVAQVIEDKIDILVDLSGHTVGNRLTAWSQKPAPVQISWLGYPNTTGLDTIDYSFTCEVQNPIDESDRHSETLIRIPGGSFSFQAPPTAPKVSELPAKTRRQVTFGSLHRPFKISASTHDYWATALQACPEARLLAFHTRFTERSASELRSALEQQGIDPARIEIRNQFKGDSYLEIYREIDLALDVTPWAGGTTTMEALWMGIPMIAIYGSSRPSRGTAGIVHHLGHPEWIAKSKQEYRDKTIALAADIEQLAETRHTLREKVKSTIGNEARFVNEIEKAYRRVWINWCRNPTVMPSLRTPTSVMTNSIPPV, from the coding sequence ATGACTTCACGTAAGCCCCTGCACAAACGAAAACGTCGGACGCGTCCAACGGCAGGAAAATCGCTTTCCAGTACTGGCAATGAATCTGGTAGCGATGCCACCGATCGACAAATGACGCTCGCGCTCGATCTACAACGAAAAGGAAAACTTGACGGCGCAAAACAAATCTACTGTCAGATCATCAGTCAAGATCCGACTCACAGTGAAGCTTGGCATTGGCTTGGGATGACGCTCTACAGTGGCGGCGCACATGATGACGCAGTCGCGTGTCTTGAAAAAGCACGGTCCTTCTCTGCCAAGCCCGACGAACTCTTGCCCCACCTTGCGATTGTTTATCACGGGACGGGAAAAACGAGTGAGGCGATCGATGTGCTTCGGATTGCTATATCCAAGGATCCGAACAATGCCGAATTACACAACAACCTGGGCGTGTTCTATTTGGAAACGGAGCAGTATCCGGACGCAAGAACAGAGTTTGACATCACCTTAAAATTGCAGCCCGATTTCGCACAGGCCTCCATGAACTTGGGGAACTGTTTGGTCAAACTAAACCAGTTGCACGACGCCGAGCGACTTTATCGCAGCTTACTCCAGCAGGACGGAAACCACCTGGATGTGATGGGAAACCTCGGCGAGTGTTTACGGCGACAGCGCCGGTACGAAGACGCTTTGGAATATCTGCAGCCAGTTATCGATTCACGTCCACAGGATCTCAACTCTCGGCTCACACACGCGCGAACGATCGCAAGTCTCGGAAGACTAGAGCGAGCAAAAGAATTGTTGACGAACCTATGCGGTGAATTCCCCTCCAGTGAGCTTGCGCTGCATTATCTCGGTTCAACGCTCCACGATTTAGGAGACTTTGTCGAAGCGAACGTGATCCTGCGTAGGGCACTTCAGCGTGCTCCCAATGACGCCCGTATCCACGCATCACTTGGGGCGGTGCTGCTTGACCTGGAACAACGCGGAGAGGCACTCGAATGTTTTCGCCGTGCGATCGAACTTGATCCGACGCTTAGTGGCGCCCATGGATGCCTGCTCTACCTACTTACAGGTACACCGGATGTTTCGCCGGAGGAAGTCTATCAGGCGCATTTACAGTGGGGGAATCTGCATGGAAGTAAGCGTGTGATTTCAACGCACCGCAATCAGCGCACAGCGATCCGCCCCCTTCGAATTGGCTACGCGTCGGCGGATTTTCGAGAGCACGCGGTCGCGGGTTTCTTTGAACCGCTACTGCGATTACGTGACGCCGAATGGTTTGAAACGTTCTGCTACTACGAGGGTGCGATCGAAGACGATTGGACGCGCCGACTAAAGAATCAGTCGGATCATTGGCGAGTCACATTTGGCTACTCCGATGATCAAATCGTTGCCCAAGTGATCGAAGACAAAATCGATATCCTTGTCGACTTATCTGGTCATACCGTTGGAAATCGTTTGACCGCTTGGTCACAGAAGCCAGCGCCCGTCCAAATCTCTTGGCTGGGCTATCCCAACACGACAGGTCTCGACACCATCGACTATTCGTTTACATGCGAGGTTCAGAATCCGATCGATGAATCCGATCGACATAGCGAAACACTGATCCGAATCCCAGGCGGCTCGTTCTCATTTCAGGCCCCGCCTACGGCACCAAAGGTTTCGGAACTTCCGGCGAAGACACGGCGACAGGTGACGTTCGGCTCGCTACACCGTCCGTTTAAAATTTCGGCGTCCACGCATGACTACTGGGCGACCGCCCTTCAGGCATGTCCGGAGGCGCGTTTGCTCGCTTTCCATACCCGATTTACCGAGCGTTCGGCCTCCGAGTTACGATCGGCTCTTGAGCAACAAGGGATCGATCCGGCTCGGATTGAAATCAGAAATCAATTCAAAGGCGACTCCTATCTCGAGATCTACAGGGAAATCGACCTGGCCCTCGATGTGACGCCGTGGGCCGGCGGGACGACAACCATGGAAGCGTTGTGGATGGGCATTCCAATGATCGCGATTTACGGAAGCAGTCGGCCGTCGCGGGGGACGGCGGGGATCGTCCATCATCTCGGACATCCGGAGTGGATCGCGAAATCTAAACAAGAGTATCGCGACAAAACGATTGCTTTAGCGGCGGATATTGAACAGCTCGCCGAAACGCGGCATACACTGCGGGAGAAAGTCAAATCGACGATCGGCAACGAAGCCCGCTTCGTCAATGAAATAGAGAAAGCGTATCGCAGGGTTTGGATAAATTGGTGTCGTAATCCAACGGTGATGCCATCGCTTCGAACCCCCACTTCGGTAATGACGAATTCAATTCCGCCCGTTTGA
- a CDS encoding RNA polymerase sigma factor, giving the protein MNLASQPGPPSADAILVDQIRAGDSTAWQSLIDRYEGRLLAYTRSRIRDAAAAEDIVQEAFVGFLVSLPNYDGDRPLESYLFSICAYKLTDHLRREGRRPTIQLQGQKSTSGPIDLPGGGRVASSIARSVERKHLESNAIADAIEEQIQRWKESGNWVKLQAMELIVVLGWGNKRVAEHLELTEQQIANYKSDFLIRLKAIIKRKDLDDSVFPELADEGMAS; this is encoded by the coding sequence ATGAATCTAGCAAGCCAACCAGGCCCACCTTCAGCCGACGCGATTTTGGTCGACCAGATTCGCGCCGGTGATTCGACGGCATGGCAATCACTGATCGATCGGTACGAAGGACGTCTGCTCGCGTATACTCGAAGCCGGATTCGTGATGCCGCAGCTGCCGAAGATATCGTCCAAGAAGCCTTCGTGGGTTTCCTGGTCAGCTTGCCGAATTATGACGGTGATCGTCCACTGGAAAGCTATCTGTTCTCAATCTGTGCGTACAAGCTAACGGATCATTTACGTCGCGAAGGTCGTCGGCCGACGATTCAGTTGCAAGGTCAGAAAAGCACCAGTGGCCCTATTGATCTGCCCGGTGGCGGCAGAGTTGCCAGTAGCATCGCCCGTAGCGTCGAAAGAAAGCATTTGGAATCCAATGCGATTGCCGATGCGATCGAGGAACAGATTCAACGTTGGAAAGAATCCGGCAATTGGGTGAAACTCCAAGCGATGGAACTGATCGTCGTTCTTGGCTGGGGCAACAAACGTGTTGCCGAACATTTAGAACTGACTGAGCAGCAGATCGCCAACTACAAAAGCGACTTTTTGATTCGCTTAAAAGCAATCATCAAGCGAAAAGATCTCGACGATAGCGTCTTCCCAGAGTTGGCCGATGAGGGCATGGCATCCTAA
- a CDS encoding cyclic nucleotide-binding and patatin-like phospholipase domain-containing protein, with translation MDRNESIARSLLMGLSNDGLENVLSAFQPRTFEAGTTIVQAGDSGDELFLITAGRVRVWSGDGPAVAERTLSMMGPGEHFGEASVISGSPRSATVSAITYVEAMVLSGDDYRRLVKSYPELLENVTRSLTSRLSQMNAARQSDVRPKRGLHSLGVIIQDTEGWRLAEALVATLRASQQVVQPILLCDHPDQRPTDLDRDAISVQPDDLGYTIAERIDQSLSVTMAMGSNAAKAVVQECNRVVFAVSASTGLSPNLKALHEAIPPHRRPIVALMFDGNASERPKMNQPATAVRCRYSGQGLASRFDPSGAVRLHRSLMGRRIGLALGGGGARGIAHIGVLEVLRREGIVFDSIAGTSAGAIVTAAVGVGFQPSEVGDFFRKEMVPPGFLAKRSSTRRMFLLHSFRGGRFEVKLRRYMHQLTFEHSDLPLSITTLDLISGEQQIRREGDLVNAVLQSINHPVFGSPIIREGQMLVDGGVLMNVPASVLRSEGCDQVISIDVGSTITTDYGKDKRGNLRKPSYFSTLLRAMDISRRHCSALHREESDLIIIPQTSDFRIEDFHAVDQLIDAGREAGEKAVENVKRAIS, from the coding sequence ATGGATCGAAATGAATCGATAGCACGCTCGTTGCTGATGGGATTGAGCAACGACGGTTTGGAGAATGTGCTTTCCGCGTTTCAACCACGCACTTTTGAAGCCGGCACGACGATCGTGCAAGCTGGTGACAGCGGTGACGAGCTATTTCTGATCACCGCCGGCCGCGTGCGAGTTTGGTCGGGCGACGGCCCCGCCGTTGCCGAACGCACGCTCAGTATGATGGGGCCCGGAGAGCACTTCGGCGAAGCGTCGGTGATCTCTGGATCCCCTCGAAGCGCCACCGTGTCGGCGATCACTTATGTAGAAGCGATGGTGCTTTCTGGAGATGACTATCGCAGGTTGGTGAAATCCTATCCAGAGTTGCTGGAAAACGTCACGCGGTCGTTGACCAGTCGATTGTCGCAAATGAATGCCGCTCGCCAAAGCGACGTTCGCCCGAAACGTGGCCTGCATTCACTTGGCGTGATCATTCAGGACACCGAAGGTTGGCGTTTGGCCGAAGCTTTGGTCGCGACATTACGGGCGAGCCAACAAGTGGTTCAGCCGATCTTGCTCTGTGATCATCCCGATCAACGGCCAACCGATCTGGATCGTGACGCGATCAGCGTCCAACCAGACGACTTAGGTTACACGATCGCCGAACGGATCGACCAATCACTCTCAGTCACAATGGCGATGGGCAGCAACGCCGCCAAAGCAGTCGTGCAGGAATGCAACCGAGTGGTATTTGCTGTTTCTGCGTCGACTGGCTTGTCGCCTAACTTGAAAGCACTTCATGAAGCGATTCCGCCACATCGACGTCCGATCGTCGCGTTGATGTTCGACGGCAATGCATCTGAGCGACCAAAAATGAATCAACCGGCAACGGCGGTGCGGTGTCGTTACTCTGGTCAAGGGCTGGCGTCGCGTTTTGATCCATCCGGTGCCGTCCGATTACATCGCTCGTTGATGGGACGCCGAATCGGTCTAGCACTCGGTGGCGGCGGTGCAAGAGGGATCGCACACATTGGCGTCCTGGAGGTCCTGCGACGCGAAGGGATCGTCTTTGACTCGATCGCCGGAACCAGCGCCGGTGCGATCGTCACCGCGGCAGTCGGCGTTGGGTTTCAGCCGAGCGAAGTCGGGGATTTCTTTCGGAAAGAGATGGTGCCCCCCGGGTTCCTCGCGAAACGTTCTTCCACCAGACGTATGTTTTTACTGCATAGCTTTCGGGGCGGCCGGTTCGAAGTCAAACTGCGGCGGTACATGCACCAACTTACTTTCGAGCATTCTGATCTGCCACTTTCGATCACCACACTCGATTTGATCAGTGGCGAGCAACAAATTCGACGGGAAGGAGACTTGGTCAACGCGGTTCTGCAAAGCATCAACCATCCCGTGTTCGGAAGTCCAATTATCCGAGAGGGGCAGATGCTCGTTGACGGCGGCGTCTTAATGAATGTCCCCGCCTCTGTTTTGCGCAGCGAGGGCTGTGACCAAGTCATCTCGATCGATGTCGGGTCAACGATCACGACCGACTATGGAAAGGATAAACGCGGAAATCTCCGGAAACCAAGCTACTTTTCAACGCTATTGCGGGCAATGGACATCAGTCGGCGTCATTGTAGCGCCCTGCATCGCGAGGAAAGTGACCTGATCATTATTCCCCAGACCAGTGACTTCCGGATCGAAGACTTTCACGCGGTCGATCAACTGATCGATGCCGGACGCGAAGCGGGGGAAAAGGCCGTTGAAAACGTTAAGCGAGCAATCAGCTGA